The segment CTTCGATCTTTTATTTAAGCAGAATATTGCAGGAATAAGAGCAGTATagatctaataatttttttcctattattatcacattttCTGATCGTTTCTTATTGAATgattggaattttttaattattgtaaagttCGAAGAAACATTATTGCaaccatttttctttcttttcgaaatgatatatatatatatatatatatatatatatatatatatatatatatatgtagtaatTCGATCATTCTCCGCTATTGTCCTTCCCcgtttttcttcattttcgcGAAACAATTGAACACAATTTGCAGCCCTCACACCAGTTATGCTGTCGCTGTCGGGTCCACTATTGGGCGCCGTGGTGGGAGCCACAGCGGGGTTGCTCTTGGTGATCTTCGTGATCGTGCTGGCTGTCAGGCTGCGCTATCGACCTCGATCTCAGGAGGACTCTCATGACGACGGCGGGATGGCGAACCTGGCGGCTTCGGGGACCGGCGCTTCCTCCCCCCATGACAAATCGTCGACCTTGCCCCTCAATACCGATAGCATCGAGAGCTTCGAGAAGAATCCTGATATAATACCACATGCGAACGGTAGGCGAGAATAGCTGTCACTCTCCTCTTCGCAGCATACCCCTTGATCTGAACTAGAGTTTATCGCGGGAATTGCATGATAAACGCGTATATACGCGCCTCTCTCCGTACAAGACGAGTCGCTTCCGTTATCGTCATTATTAATCGCCAGAAAtctctttcaaaaattcaGCTCAATGTCGATAAATTAACTCTCGTTTATTATTTGACAAGAGAAAAATGCCAACAAACTACTTACTAATGTAAGCTAATACACGTGACAACTATAACACTTTGaatggatttttttatttaaatctaacaGATATAGTATAAAAGCTTTATATTTGcgattaatttcatattcctgtaattatataaataagttattgAAGTCACTTTTGCAAAACTCAACTTAcaaattttccaatatttggttatatgtatatgcattcgcatattttaataagaaacaaGCCGATTTAATTCATGGAACGCACaatctaacaaaattaaatatctagtctcaatttttttatttttcaataattaattaataaagtgtgttttttaaaaatttttattacatttcaaaaacaagATGTCTTTTAGAATAAGAATTAGTAGTTTCATATCAATTGTAATCTATGTATCTTGTCCTATTGTAGAAAATTCATACGCGGAACTATGCAAAGGGACATCACCCCGATACGTACTACAACAACCACGTCCGGATACGAATACTTTCACGACGACAAACAACGTAAGTTTCCAGAAAGATCAGTCTATAATTTCTGCCATCATGTATCTATAAACTAATCattatttagtattaattatataattaatataattcagtattatataattaacatctatataattattaattaaatgtaattaataattatgcttAAAAGAACATAGGAGATAATGAGcactaaaaatacataaagctAACTCATCGTGTAAATCTACATTTAATTGAGATCTAGAGAAAtctatatttagatatatcgagcaaatataaatatatatatatatatataatttttcagcaGGGGTCCGAGCTAACGTATGCCGAATTAACGCTAAGGGGAAACCGGCGAATACCTCCAAATTGCTACCAGCCCGTGCAAATCTCCGGCATCCAACGGCCCCAGCTGTTGCCCATGTCGACTTTGACGCGAAGACAGCCAATCCAGGAGCCGACGATTTACGCGCAAGTCGCCAGTCATTCTAAACCGATTTACGTGCCACCGCCACACCCGTACATGAATCGTCCTAGCGACGAAACTACGGCGGAAACGCCATTGATCGGACACGACAATAAGGTAATAGGCATACGAAGCATTTTGTTAAAACGCCGACAAGCCTTGATGGGTTTATATTCATCGAAATCTAAGTGCAGAGTAATTCAAAAAGTCAATACAAAAATCTTTACTCCTTAAAATTTTGGTGCATTGATTTCTGAATCATTCTGTataagatttttgaaaatgatggataattaatttaaaaaaaacttttatttaaattttctcaaagCAATCTAATCtcagattatataatattctttctctctctctctctctctctctctctctctctctctctctaaatgaTTTAAACTCggcttataattaaatattcagattaataatgattgaaGTTACAATAGTtgttaatattagaaataccAAAACTGTTGATAGACAGTTTCGACTTTATATTTGACTAATCATTCGTGATAATATCTCATAATGTAGATAATTAGGACAGAATTGTGCAGTGAAAGACGTACTATacttgtacaaaaaatattattaagtacAATACTGTAAAAATCAAAAACAGTATTATACATAGAGATgcttaataatgaataataacgtcataataaaatcacaatataatataataatgtaatgtaatcgtatcattgataaaattagccttatagataaaaatttttgatggattcataaaattagaattgaGGAAAAAATTGTATCGTTTGCAATAACATTACTtgctaaataaaaagataagtaAGATTTAATTGCGGTTCTATATCTTTTCTAGATCACTACGATCAGTCATTCGGGCAACTCGATCTGGCGCACTGACACGCCACCCTGCTCGAACGCGCCAACGACATGATTCCAGTAAGCTACATCGTAATTCACGATTCCATTTCACTCCTAAACGTCTCTCAATGTATTCCCctcggaaagaaaaaaaaaaaaaaaataaaaagtgcacACATTCACATCGATACGTACGTGTTAAGTGAAGAATAACTTTCGAAGGAGGCGTCGCGATTTTCCCTTCCCCTCCCTTCCCCCCCAACTGATAGAAATTGTTAGATCTTTACTACGagtgttatataaatagaggATTCGTTCGACaatgaaagtaattaataaaatcgcgcggagtatatatattatacgtatagaTTATATGCGCTTTCCGAATGATTTGTGATAGTTGATTGGTTGGAGTCGGGAAGAATTGAACTGTTTTTCAGCCGTCCGTAAAATTCGAGGCTGGGCGaatgcactttttttttatccggaAATGGAAAATGTACGACGTACGACTAAGAATTCggttattaaaagaatgttattAAGGAGTTtgcaataataacatataaaaaatgtgtcgTTCTCAAAAACTGTTAGTGTCTCTgcactttttaatttacatatatccacaatttatacatatttcttctttttgaatcaagatattaataaagtcaatatttaaaaagataatacttTAAAAGAGTATTTATAACTATCCGACTATTTGAGTTAATTTTAACTTGCAGTTAGgagttaaaaattgaaatagacATTCCGCCCGCCTCTGTGTGTGTAAATCAAATGACGTTGATGGATCGCGAATGCAACGATTTAGTGTGATTGGATACGATAAAGTTAATGGCGCGATTATTCTTCCGATCGCATAATCTagcattttctaaatttcatttaatatttgttttcaagCAGAgagtaactttatttttaatgaaacacATGAAACGTAAAACCACTAGAATTTTCGAGATCctgattatttcattattgtaattatgattgaaattgaatttatcttttatttttgagaatgTTGAAACGtgtactatacatataatttcgaAGAATTATATTGTCTCGAAATCCTTAAATTGAATTGTGATATTTGAAgcaattaatatgttattaaataaacgaaCGTGTCGAAGATTccaatatgttatattacgtatattgtaaaaaatatataaattaaaagagaattgGAATTAATTTCGAGAGATTATGAATTATTGTAGTGTATCGGACACATGTCAGAGAATGTCtttacaataatttctttctattttattagctactaatttttattctcatatagaatattgaaatacaatcaagaatttaaaaaaacgtgAATTGTGTCTtcgacatattttaatttttattgctacaTATGCTCAAGCGATGTGCGAGTTTTAACATCGCGTTAACGAGAAGAATGCCTTCTTTTTCACTTTGGTTTTATAGTTACCCGCTACTTGTGTAGTACTACTTAGCATAAGTCGTTTTATTCGTCAGACTTACCAGAGTAGAGCAGAATAGAAATCGAAGAAGAGGGGCGGATGAAGCGAGGTAGCGCAATTCCGAGGATCATAACCGATCATCAACATAACGAATCCTTGCGAGCTTCAATCTCACCTGGATGAAAACCTGAAAAGCAAAATGAAAAGTTACAAGAGTCATGTCTATCATGATGATAATGGTAAAGAATTTTCGCGGAGACTTTGTCACGCACGATCTTATGAAGACTGAGATGGAGCAGAGACGCAGGATTTGTAATGCGTGCGTAGGTGCCATATAACAGAGACGGGCATGTTTCGAGTTGTGTTTGCTCGATTGATCggaaatcaatttaaaatattatactacgaaaatatatataagttgaatttttgttcaagATTTCTTTGCATGTTAAAACTATattgaattgaaatttaacaattatttttagaagagCTATTTTTTATCCTGCCTTATTTAGTGAGACatttaaatgagaaatatacCATGAAGCGAAGCAgcttcttattgttagaaaaaaattagtatttgataaatatctgTCACTATATTTaactcatttaataatttaataatttaagtttttccCGAcgaatttctttataaacgcgcataagagcaataaaaactcaaattaaaattcagatGTTCCCATTTCAATGTCTCATTTTTGAAGAAAGTCAAATATTGTgttctaaaaagaaaacataaaatttgctCGCATGTaatctgttttattaatactatcaattaagaatttatataaaaatataggctTCGTAGCTGATGTTATAACATGTTTAACGGTAGCATAAGTAATCTAACTAATCATTAGATCGCTCTAAACAATTCATATGGCGAATTCAAGGAAatgaattgatttataatataaataatcgcgCGCCCGTCTCTGACGTATGAGTTTAAAACAATGGGAGTGatgtaagagaaaaattaaaaaaaaataaaggattactcctttacttttttctttacttattgttagtttgaTAGCAAAGTAAGgccgaaaataattttacatcgcTCTCATTCTGGTTGACTCATAAAATTTGCTGCGCGTGAGCAGCTGTTGTTCGAACGAATTCAATATTGTTGTTGTATAGTGTAACAATCACGATTCGTTTTATCGAGGACGAAACGTAGCTAAAAACTGATGTCGATTGTAATAAAGAACGGTGTTCGCGCGTTAACTACTCgcatttttcttacattaagAACAACACTCGGCAATGTTCGCGAGTTTAGAATACGAATTtcactaattaatatttactgcCATAAAGAAAAGAGTGCCGAGCAATGcaacgtaaaaaaagaaatgttgcaaaaatgtatagaaaatcTTCTTTCATCCTTTTATCCTTTAAACATCTGTAAATGATACCTCAACTTTTGTGTTTCTCACTGTCGTACAAATTTGAACAacaatactaatttataagcgatttttatacaattgttatatgacTTTTTGTAATCGTATGGGAAATACTCTGTTGCATATAAACTTTAATCACTTGTTCCAAACTTTAAATCACTTCTTCcgaaataataagtaatataatgcATTATCATTAACACAGACTCCGCTGTATTCGCTCAATGTCTCAAACTATACGCGATGTAGATATTAGAGGAATCAGAGATTTCACATTCGACAGAATGCGGCAACAAAGAAATGTACCATTAATCATaaaccatttaaaaaaatttttccattttctacGTACATATTTGTGTCCTTTCAATAATTGTGAtccaaataaattagtttataaTCACAAAATTAGATCACAATTATTGAAAGGacacaaatatgtatgtaaaaaatagaaaaattttttttagaatattatatatttatttatagttttgcTCTcgacattttatacattttattaaacacaGCTATCTATTTTTAAGTTATGCCATGAAAAGTTATCTGTGTATATGCATTAAgaagtatataaaaagaaatattttaaagtaaatattgaaaaactaGCATTTTGAATGAATGAtaggaatattaaatatcaacgTGTTTTGACGTATGCGAGCTTTCTGATTCTTGAAACGATGAAATTATTGTTCTTTCGATAAAATCAACGATCAAACATGTTCGAATGACTCGATGAGTCGGAGCTCTATTTCTaatctaaattttacaatactttgTAAGTTAATGATATAGCGAGAAAAATTCATGATTCGCGCATACGCGAGTggtgaataataaataataaagaaataagtaTAAAGAAGGGAATAAAAGACAGTGGCGGTAGTAGTTGCGCGCCAAAATCAGAGATTCCGTATTTTGTCAGATacctataattattatattgcagtGTAACATAAGACTTTGATATGTATTGTTAGTATGCGTCGTGGGTATTACAGAagaatgaatttaaatataaaccgTACATCatatacgcacacacatacaatatACGAGCATACGCATATGTACACGTGTGTTTGtgtaaatgataatttaagacatacaatatatataagcataatttcaaaaataacttttaatatagatttacttgtgtaaaatataaggAGAACTAATTGTGctcaataaatttcaataaataacgATTTTGCCTATGCCAATAACTATCATTAttgtagttttatttttttatagaatgcacattataaagaaacatagatatatttccgcgtctaataaataaaaatacttgcaATACTGAAAGagtatacgtatatttataaataataaataaaatatagatcattttttttaatatttacacattcctatatacatgtatataattttagcccttttttttatttcaattaattttacagcAACTTAATTTTATCGACTAGAAATCATACTTTGTTCTCTCTGCTTTCGAACTATATTGTCAAATTATACTAGCAATCAAttctacattataaattagcaTAATTAGCATTACTACAACGATTATGTTGTCTAAACTGCTTTTTATCACTTCAAAATGTATaagtatacataattatacatacgtTCGCGAATAGATTCGAATTTATCACGATTTCTCCACTATTTTAGCTACGTTCTACTTGACCAACGCTCATGCGATTATTCCATCCTTGTTCACTGAAGTTAAACGAAGTTTGCGAGCATTGCGATAGCAAAATAGAACGTAACAATAATCATATCCCACATAACACATGTTTCTAAAATACGTCTTAAAAACATTGTATTATTCTTCAgacatttaaagaaaaaagtctTTTGACCTTTTTCATATCTAAGATACAAGCGATTTTACCTTATTCatatatctagaaaaaataaatgaaaatgccgaaatgatttttatagatttaaatattaatccaaAATTgtcagaattataaaaatgatgattttatggatcgtttattatttattttattatatacatacatttatttatgtatttctaaaataacacAACTCTAACCCtgcttttttacattaaattttttggcggtttaattttattaatttgaaatatgtcAAACCTTGTACTCTGCTCTCGAATATCATTAACAGTTATAGTACGAGCAGTCTAATTGTAAATCCGAACTTCGACGATATATCCATAAACACTTTAGCACTTTATCActtcaaaaattaaacatgtagACACGCGCGCGTTTGCGAACATATCTCGATTCATCTCGATTCGGCCCACTACTTAGTCACGTGATCAACTTTAGTTCACTCATACCTGAGATAGATGGTGCTATCGATACCGCATGACTACACATGACTTTTATAGGTTAAGATAACTAGTCGAgaattgtcaaaaaattacatgtataaaagcAGTGATTaacaactataaaaaatattttaaatagaatgaaTGTAAAGGGTAAATTAATAGGAGTATGCaaacgttttataaataatgaggCGAAATGTCAAAAAGGACCGGAATGGATAAAGCCAATTGGATATCAAACCGCAGTGTCTGTATATAATCCGATAACTAGATGCAAAGTTccactaatattaaaaacggAAAATGTTTTGAAATGGTACATGTGTGGACCTACGGTTTATGATTCGGCGCATATTGGACATGCAACGTAAGAAATGtcacttgaaatttttattgttatcattataattaaattgttactcTTTATAGTTGAATGACATCACTGTTTGATAttagtatttaatttcaaattcaatataagcattttataattatttccagCTTATAAATTgtagtattataatttgtatatttcatgttCTTTTCTGTTACCATTACAacatttatcattatcatttaatttgtttctaaTATATTAGAGATTGTTCTCTGTAGCtactttgttaatatatataatttgacttatttattacaaataactaatttttattactttacagCACTTACATAAAATCAGATATTATTCGTCGAATTCTGTcagattattttaacattgatGTATTATTGATTATGGGTATAACTGACATCGATGACAAAATAATCAAACGTTCTATTGAAAGTGATAAAGATTTCAAAACTTTAGCAAAACATTTTGAGACTGAGTTTTATGCAGATATGAATAAGTTAAATATCGATGAACCATATTTATACTGTAGAGTTACAGATTATATACCACAAATCATACAATTTGTTAAAGAGTTACTAGACAAAAACTATGCTTATGTTACAAAAGATGGTaagatttattaagaaatatatttttgttattaaacattaaaaatttttttttttggtactataaaaaattgcatttaattgacaaatttttacaaaaaaattttgtatgttgCAGGTTCTGTTTACTTTGATATAAGCAAGTACAACAAATATGGCAAATTAGCACCCCCTGTTCCTGATGCTACAAAAAGTCAGCATCCAGATAAAAAATCAGCATTAGACTTTGCTTTATGGAAAGCAGCAAAAGATAACGAACCATTTTGGAAATGTCCATGGGGCCATGGTAGGCCAGGATGGCATATAGAGTGCAGTGCAATTGCAaggtaattttaaaagtttgttttacatatttcatatagaaattattttatatggacTGTGAgttctattattttaagatttatatatctactaaaatcttaataattatttttgaacaaatttattaaatacatatttctctaTCTGATAATATTTACCTATATAGAAGTATATGTCTTCATCAGCGCAGTCTTTGGAAATTCTGTGGATATGCACAGTGGTGGAATAGATCTGGCTTTTCCCCATCATGAAAATGAAGAAGCACAATCTTGTTGTTATCACAATGTCGATCAATGGGTTAATTATTGGATTCACTGTGGCCATTTGAATCTgaaagaagatataaaaatgtcaaaaagtCTCAAAAACACCATAAGCATACAgaattatcttgaaaaatattcagcAAATCATCTTAGAATGCTCTGCCTACTTTCCCATTATCGAAATGGTATGTAATAATGTTAGcatcaattttcaaataatttaatttatatgtaattaatcgAATTTTATTGCAGGTATTGAATTCTCAGACGAAGTCATGCAAAATGCAGTGTCAGTAATCAAAAAGTTTGATAACTTTATAAATGATTGTGATAATTATGTTTCTGGTAAATTTGAAACTGGTGAAATTGATGAAAATCTTTTGTTTACGGTAAATATAACCAATTTTTGATTTTACGaatgattgattaattaatgtttttaatactatattttctGTGCACtatataaaagcatataagaaagagaaattttaaagatatttgattatttttttaattacacacacacacacaaataaataatcatatataatcttGTATGTGAAATAGTAAAGagacaaatattataacataattttgataCTTTTTAGACTTTACACGATACaagaaataaagtttattctgCGTTAGCAGATGATTTTGACACTTCAAAGGCCGTACATGCCATCATAAATCTTGTTGGAATAGGAAATAAAATGCTGCATCAAAATAATGTAAGTCATTTGCATaagaaatgcaaataattataataataattaatattaagtgatacatatatctatatgtgtatatcagcacaaaactttattacattattttaatactttaatttttagcaattaattattc is part of the Anoplolepis gracilipes chromosome 2, ASM4749672v1, whole genome shotgun sequence genome and harbors:
- the Cysrs-m gene encoding probable cysteine--tRNA ligase, mitochondrial: MNVKGKLIGVCKRFINNEAKCQKGPEWIKPIGYQTAVSVYNPITRCKVPLILKTENVLKWYMCGPTVYDSAHIGHATTYIKSDIIRRILSDYFNIDVLLIMGITDIDDKIIKRSIESDKDFKTLAKHFETEFYADMNKLNIDEPYLYCRVTDYIPQIIQFVKELLDKNYAYVTKDGSVYFDISKYNKYGKLAPPVPDATKSQHPDKKSALDFALWKAAKDNEPFWKCPWGHGRPGWHIECSAIASAVFGNSVDMHSGGIDLAFPHHENEEAQSCCYHNVDQWVNYWIHCGHLNLKEDIKMSKSLKNTISIQNYLEKYSANHLRMLCLLSHYRNGIEFSDEVMQNAVSVIKKFDNFINDCDNYVSGKFETGEIDENLLFTTLHDTRNKVYSALADDFDTSKAVHAIINLVGIGNKMLHQNNVISHSKGVSAVAAVSNYVSNTLSKLGISRSTMSKMAENRQIKDIIDNFLNFRMAIRIRALEQNPKDTILLKECDNARMNLSTCGIIIKDQQGVTSWSWK